Within Pseudomonas cichorii, the genomic segment GGCACCCTCCTGCGACACTGCTGATCCCCTCATTCAAGGAAACCCCCATGTCTGCGCCCACCGACAAGAGCTTGCGATTGCTATTCCCGCAATGGCAGGGTGGTAACAACCCTCCTTACCATTTCGGTTCCCGGCTTCTGGCCTGGCTGGCCCCGGAGCATAACGGCCCGATCGAGGAAGTGCCTGTGGCGGAGCCGGATGAGTCAACGCTGCCGCTCGAAGACGGGATTGTTGCTCGTCATGCACTGCTGACTCAGTTGCATGCTGCGCGAGCCTTGATCGACAAGCATCAGCCGGATCGCCTTGTCGTGCTGGGCGGTGATTGTCTTGTGGATCTCGCGCCTTTTGCCTATCTCAATGAACGTTACGCTGGCGACCTGGCGGTGCTTTGGGTCGATGCCCACCCGGATATCATGACGCCGCAACAGTTCCCCCATGCCCACGCGATGGTGCTCGGTAATTTGCTGGGCAACGGGGACCCCGACTTCGTCAAAGCGGTAGCCCGCCCCGTCAAGCCCGGTCATGTCATGTACGTTGGCCTGCACGACCCTAATGAGTGGGAATCCGCCGAGATGTTGCGACTGGGGTTGCAAAACGTCGGCCCCGAACAACTGGCTCGAAAAGGCAGCCAGCCTGTAGTCGAGTGGTTCAAATCCACCGGCGCGAAGCACCTGGCAATTCACTTTGATCTGGATGCTCTGGACCCTGCCTTTTTTCGGGCTCTGCTGTTCGCCAGACCCGACATTGCAGCAGGAACCTTCGAGGGCGTTGCGCAGGGCGAACTGACCATCGAGCAGGTCGTTCAGTTGCTGGGAGACATGGCTGAGGTAGCCGATGTGGTGGGACTGGGGATTACCGAGCACCTTCCATGGGATGCGCTGGCCATGAAAAACATGCTTGCCAGATTGCCGTTGATCGGCAAGTCAGCCTGAGTCCATAAAAAAACGGGGA encodes:
- a CDS encoding arginase family protein — translated: MSAPTDKSLRLLFPQWQGGNNPPYHFGSRLLAWLAPEHNGPIEEVPVAEPDESTLPLEDGIVARHALLTQLHAARALIDKHQPDRLVVLGGDCLVDLAPFAYLNERYAGDLAVLWVDAHPDIMTPQQFPHAHAMVLGNLLGNGDPDFVKAVARPVKPGHVMYVGLHDPNEWESAEMLRLGLQNVGPEQLARKGSQPVVEWFKSTGAKHLAIHFDLDALDPAFFRALLFARPDIAAGTFEGVAQGELTIEQVVQLLGDMAEVADVVGLGITEHLPWDALAMKNMLARLPLIGKSA